TAGATTTTTTAGTGGAGTTCACCCGCCCGGTGGGATTATTTACCTTGCTGGGGCTGAAGGGGTATTTGGAGGAGCTTTTGGGTTGTTCGGTGGATGTGGGCACCCCTAGTTCACTGCGCCCCCATCTGCGGGAAACGGTGTTAAAGGAGGCTATTCGTGCAGTCTAGGGAGTTTGAACTGCGGGTGCGGGATATGCTAACCGAGATTGCTGTGGTGGTGGAAACCATCACAGGCTTAACCATTGAGGCATTTTCTCAACATCGGCAAGCATGGCGAGCCGTGCTTTACAGTTTGGCCGTGATTGGAGAAGCGGTGGCCAGTGCGATCGCTGAGTTCGACAGATCCGGAGACCCCATGGCACCAGATTCGAGGAATGCGAAATGCCGTCATTCATGAGTATTTTCGGGTGGATGTGGAGACGGTATGGCAAACCACTCAGTTAGATCTGCCTATCCTAAAGGCGGCTTTACAGCAGATTTTGGATCGACTAGAAGCAGAGAGGACTTGAGGTCGACGTTGGCGATCGCGGGCACCTATCACCAGTGGAAGCGTGACATTGAGAAGCATAATTTTGTGCTGACGCCAGGGCGCTATGGGGGCATTCCCGAGGAGGAGGATGACGGGGTGCCGTTTGAGGAGAAGATGGCGGCGTTGGCAGAGCAGATGAGGGAGGCCGCAAAACTGGATCAGGAGATTAAGATTCAATGAGCCAAGGTGGGCTTTGATTTGGAGGGGATGACGTGATGGAGAAGCAACTGGTTCTCGATAACCTGAACGCTCACCATAAAGGGGGTTAGACGCTAGGACGAGACTGTCGATTTGATAGGAAGGTGGAACCATGACGTTACAGGAAATTCTTCAGGCTGTTGATGAGTTGTCGGTAGATGAGCAGACGTCACTTTTGAATGCGCTCCAGATGAAACTGTCAAAAAACACTCAGCAAGACCAGATCGATGAAAATCGTGGTGAACAGTTCTGGCAAGGGATTCTACATTTCAGGGCAGCCCTTGAGAGAGAAGGTATTGAGTTTACTGACAAGGACTTTGCTAATCTCAGAGATCGCAGTCCGGGGCGGGAGATCGAGCTGTGACAATTCGATTTTTACTCAACTCTAACATTCTCTCTGAGCCATGCCGTCCCGTACCCAATGAGAACGTTTTGAGCAAGCTAACGCAACATAAAGCTGAGGTAGGGGTAGCAAGCGTAGTGGTATGAAATCCTTTACGGCTGTTGGCGTTTGCCTTCCTCTAAACGGCAGGACTATCTCTGGAAATATAGTCAAGAGTCGGTGTTGATTTTG
This genomic window from Leptolyngbya sp. CCY15150 contains:
- a CDS encoding HepT-like ribonuclease domain-containing protein — its product is MRNAVIHEYFRVDVETVWQTTQLDLPILKAALQQILDRLEAERT
- a CDS encoding nucleotidyltransferase family protein gives rise to the protein MEKQLVLDKLSAHKDRLDEFAVKALFLFGSVAQDEATANSDVDFLVEFTRPVGLFTLLGLKGYLEELLGCSVDVGTPSSLRPHLRETVLKEAIRAV